From one Plasmodium knowlesi strain H genome assembly, chromosome: 11 genomic stretch:
- a CDS encoding DnaJ protein, putative produces MIRRKLYCSFLFLAILETFKVNQRWSIFISAWYAHEDVDSDYSHSKLYEVLGVHKYATTEEIKKAYRKLSKKYHPDKAKDKNSNNRFNEIAEAYEILGDEEKRKVYDHHGLEAAKNVESNKMDEDPTDHFNIYESFFGGAGGFRREEMKKADSLTLNVEMSLEQLYNGDFFSVIYTRDVNCLRSDDCIMKKKECSGKGYKTVTQQVAPGFIMQNKMRDENCIDRGKAWNPKCSYCPNGMKEEKTIELTLEVEKGMKNNDKIVFEKKGKQEIGYESGDVIFVIQTKKHKVYERKNNDLHQFYEISLKDALIGFSKDIDHISGAPIRINKQTVTFHNEILKVQNKGMPIRDSSKYGDLYIKFLVQFPKYLTEEQKRAISQFL; encoded by the coding sequence CAGTGACTATAGCCACAGCAAGCTGTATGAGGTGTTGGGAGTTCATAAGTACGCCACGACggaggagataaaaaaagcGTACAGGAAGTTATCCAAAAAGTATCACCCAGATAAGGCAAAAGATAAGAACTCAAATAATCGATTCAACGAAATTGCAGAAGCATATGAAATATTaggagatgaagaaaaaaggaaggtgtACGACCACCATGGGTTAGAAGCAGCCAAAAATGTAGAGTCCAATAAAATGGACGAAGATCCAACTGATCACTTTAACATTTATGAAAGTTTTTTTGGTGGAGCAGGAGGATTTAGAagggaggaaatgaaaaaggcaGATAGTTTAACGTTAAATGTAGAAATGAGCTTGGAACAGTTATATAATGGAGATTTCTTTTCAGTTATTTATACTCGAGATGTAAATTGTCTAAGAAGTGATGACTGCAtcatgaagaagaaggagtgCAGTGGTAAAGGATATAAGACAGTTACCCAACAGGTAGCTCCAGGTTTCAttatgcaaaataaaatgagggATGAAAACTGTATTGATAGAGGTAAAGCATGGAATCCGAAATGTTCTTACTGTCCAAATGGtatgaaggaagagaaaacaaTTGAGTTAACATTAGAAGTGGAAAAGGggatgaaaaataatgataaaaTAGTTTtcgaaaagaagggaaaacagGAAATTGGTTATGAAAGTGGTGAtgttatttttgttattcAAACGAAAAAGCATAAAGTGTATGAACGGAAGAATAATGACTTACATCAATTTTATGAAATATCTTTAAAGGATGCTTTAATCGGATTTTCCAAAGATATTGATCATATCAGTGGTGCTCCTATTCGTATAAACAAACAAACCGTAACTTTCCACAATGAAATCTTAAAAGTGCAAAATAAAGGAATGCCCATTAGGGACTCGAGCAAATATGgtgatttatatataaaatttttagtACAGTTTCCGAAATATTTGACAGAGGAACAGAAGAGGGCCATATCTCAATTCCTTTGA
- a CDS encoding SICAvar, type I (fragment), producing TEVESKVKAMFDELEPYLRWDQAKGSVLNACSGLNHKNNTTEGHMKKICRVPVMIVNWMAGLDPQGNTKSGGTSSDEWEQYLRCIVGHSIILRIVQNKCRAQQLLKIISDNMKEGGSAHTASGGQNVGPICDWVTLDDMDEMEQLIGPQIQQFFDKAKEGRGREGGIDGFNNIIWWFKCEGNEKQQEEQEQKGNPLNSNRIMDLLGDGMSVKLRTVIDPIEKAKECIERNKEDEKLCSRLDCMKQLWNSKGGQTSDAESLWKEVRTQVTNLVTDVYANGVTDADADNLCKDVKCPNVGEQDCVSKETCRIMVKALKEVHKNGKGGQGNYQIFHPTMRCVALNAFAQKLKEHAQGKGYACAVERGIEEAFKVGDEQRGRWCGDRSKGDGSCQPCGKQHQVCTGSMNIGNTSLVKEVRKELDTTNKDNIQKTLSSIKEKVTLCDRMNCIIKQWIDNNTAAATTPGAAAPGVSTTTTEQFWGKDGDVKKLWDELAQKMKATNGTGNGDCDKVQFATDADKAACNYLHAGFTKLKDISESINSKSTEYRTLSKDPSFVQTMGCFLLHSYAKYMQKNATCLIDAGIKEAFKAWEPKKNSTCNGSTEPCVPCQWKEKDHESCTIKTNGSTDPNYKVEDKLEKIVKDDNGSNISTMLSNINKRDNLCEHMKCIATHLNSSTGQGQTNNAQNFWTKDGEVEQLWNQLSGAMTQTSGATISGQCDQMDGGSRPATEPEKKACQYLTLGFNKLKTISVPSAKNGKNILDKDASLKKAMGCFLLKEYAKKMQGKSKCVIDSGLKKAFGTAGKDLNGQCTNGSSCIECKWENSDYDQCQINTTDITDGKTTPTKVTDKLKTVKSKMENEVSTTMNDINTTESLCAKLKCAAPKWFQRNKETTQNGTTNKTW from the exons aCTGAAGTGGAGTCGAAGGTGAAGGCAATGTTCGATGAATTGGAGCCCTACCTCAGATGGGACCAAGCGAAGGGGAGTGTCTTAAATGCATGTTCAGGACTTAATCACAAAAATAACACTACAGAGGGacatatgaagaaaatatgcaGAGTGCCCGTGATGATTGTCAACTGGATGGCAGGATTAGATCCGCAGGGGAATACTAAAAGTGGTGGGACTTCGAGTGATGAATGGGAACAGTATTTAAGATGTATAGTGGGGCATAGTATTATATTGAGGATCGTGCAAAACAAATGCAGAGCACAACAATTGCTGAAAATTATCTCAGATAATATGAAGGAAGGTGGAAGTGCACATACAGCATCGGGGGGGCAAAATGTAGGTCCCATATGCGATTGGGTTACGCTTGATGATATGGATGAAATGGAACAACTTATTGGTCCCCAAATACAACAATTCTTTGATAAAGCAAAGGAAGGTAGAGGCCGCGAGGGCGGTATTGATGGgtttaataatataatatggTGGTTTAAGTGCGAAGGGAATGAGAAACAACAGGAAGAGCAGGAACAGAAAGGAAACCCTCTTAACAGTAATAGAATTATGGATTTATTAGGGGATGGGATGTCTGTAAAATTACGTACAGTAATCGATCCAATAGAAAAAGCTAAAGAATGTATCGAGAGGAAtaaggaagacgaaaaatTATGCAGCCGTTTAGATTGCATGAAACAACTATGGAACAGTAAAGGGGGACAGACGTCTGATGCG GAGTCCCTTTGGAAGGAAGTCCGAACTCAAGTCACCAACCTTGTCACAGACGTATATGCCAATGGGGTCACCGACGCCGATGCAGACAATTTGTGCAAGGACGTTAAATGCCCCAATGTTGGTGAACAGGATTGCGTAAGTAAAGAAACATGCAGAATTATGGTTAAAGCATTAAAGgaggtacataaaaatgggaaaggagGCCAAGGTAATTATCAAATATTTCATCCTACCATGCGTTGTGTAGCACTCAATGCATTCGCACAGAAATTAAAAGAACATGCTCAGGGGAAAGGTTATGCTTGTGCTGTAGAGAGAGGAATAGAAGAGGCGTTTAAGGTTGGGGACGAACAGCGCGGTAGGTGGTGTGGGGACAGAAGTAAGGGGGATGGTTCCTGTCAGCCATGCGGAAAGCAACATCAGGTGTGTACGGGTTCTATGAATATAGGGAACACCTCCCTGGTGAAGGAAGTAAGGAAGGAGTTAGACACCACCAACAAGGACAACATACAAAAAACCTTATCCtcaataaaagaaaaggtcaCTTTATGTGATCGTATGAATTGTATAATAAAACAATGGATTGACAACAATACAGCAGCAGCAACGACACCAGGAGCAGCAGCACCAGGAGTGTCTACGACAACGACG GAGCAATTCTGGGGTAAGGATGGTGATGTTAAGAAATTGTGGGATGAATTAGCACAGAAAATGAAGGCAACTAATGGAACAGGGAATGGAGATTGTGATAAAGTGCAGTTTGCAACTGACGCTGACAaggcggcatgcaattatttgcatgccggcttcacCAAACTAAAGGACATTAGTGAGTCCATAAATTCTAAGAGCACTGAGTACCGAACCCTGAGTAAagacccatcgtttgtccaaacgatgggttgtttcttacttcattcctatgcaaaatatatgcaaaaaaatgcaacttgTCTTATTGATGCTGGGATAAAAGAGGCATTCAAGGCATgggaaccaaaaaaaaatagtactTGCAATGGTAGCACGGAAccttgtgtcccttgccaatggaaagagaaagaccATGAAAGTTGCAcaattaaaacaaatggaagcaCTGACCCAAATTACAAGGTTGAggacaaattggaaaaaattgttaaggaCGACAACGGCTCCAACATTAGTACAATGCTATCtaacataaataaaagggaTAATTTATGTGAACATATGAAATGTATTGCAACCCACTTAAATTCTTCTACCGGACAAGGACAAACGAATAATGCG CAGAACTTCTGGACAAAGGATGGCGAAGTAGAACAACTATGGAACCAACTGTCCGGAGCAATGACGCAGACAAGTGGCGCAACCATAAGCGGACAATGTGATCAAATGGATGGTGGCAGTAGACCTGCCACTGAacctgaaaagaaggcatgtcAATATCTTACATTAGGTTTCAACAAACTAAAAACTATTTCGGTGCCTTCGGCCAAGAATGGAAAGAACATCTTGGATAAGGACGCATCGTTGAAGAaagcgatgggttgtttcctccttaaggaatatgcaaaaaaaatgcaaggtAAATCCAAATGTGTTATCGATTCTGGTTTAAAAAAAGCTTTTGGCACTGCTGGCAAAGATTTAAATGGACAATGCACGAACGGCAGTTCGTGCATTGAATGTAAATGGGAGAATAGCGACTATGACCAATGCCAAATTAACACAACTGACATAACTGATGGCAAAACCACCCCAACGAAAGTAACggacaaattaaaaacagtAAAGTCTAAAATGGAGAACGAAGTATCTACCACCATGAACGACATAAACACAACCGAGTCTTTATGTGCCAAACTCAAGTGTGccgcacccaaatggttccaaAGGAACAAGGAAACGACGCAGAATGGTACTACTAACAAGACTTGG
- a CDS encoding SICAvar, type I (fragment) has translation DDISTVVNEELQKLLKKITDDKNWKKKEFEQYCTDNIGSSWSEDTGGERTAKQKACKLFALGLKHISDIKNKKNNNQDHEIPLKQTMMCAALNLYADQLINKSNDQCPLDKQKMTEVIDATFLKSDAIMKNGTPSCSAGNGINSCSVCTRQKSTFDSCKIGQDNVKDSMNTLLQNNDKTNTNTSKMEQTLDKINSKDTFCTQVQCAIRQHYNNKDKNKSGQAGGMTTPNWRDINEDAKGVLTTLLEQMTKGQTESDVDKYCKNDEEWSKLGHKEKHTNKAACLLFAAGLKHIYVRGKVPAKGQVNGSVKGPSFEQTMGCLFLKEYAEQLKKMAEIQKKYKVHPDCSVDSGIEHAFGKSKDIMKSVLPECSKGPNSISCFECKFTDNYNDCPIGQDDIGNKAKYLFKGESEQNHMQQTLENTVCPILITDLLTPFLPLAPVSIGLSAMAYYLWKYFGPLDKGGPRFRRSPAEIPGSSVQEQLLDHVEEAGPHEYRLVKERKPRSAPTRTKRSGGVNRRTIIEIHFEVLDECQKGDTQLNQKDFLELLVQEFMGSELMEEEEQVPKEEVPMELVPIEEVPMERVPSLGSGFMV, from the exons GATGACATAAGCACTGTTGTTAATGAAGAATTACAGAAActtctaaaaaaaattacggatgataagaattggaaaaagaaggaatttgAACAATACTGCACCGACAACATTGGTTCTTCATGGTCAGAGGACACCGGCGGAGAAAGAActgcaaagcaaaaagcttgtaagctttttgctttaggtttaaaacacatttctgatattaaaaacaagaaaaacaacaaccAAGACCATGAGATACCACttaaacaaactatgatgtgcgcagcacttaatctttatgctgatcaattaataaACAAATCAAATGATCAATGTCCTCTcgataaacaaaaaatgacgGAGGTAATAGATGCCACCTTTCTGAAGAGTGATGCCATTATGAAGAATGGAACACCTTCATGCTCAGCTGGTAATGGTATTAATTCTTGTTCTGTTTGCACAAGACAAAAAAGCACTTTTGACAGTTGCAAAATTGGACAAGACAATGTAAAGGACAGTATGAACACACTCCTCCAAAACAACGACAAAACCAACACCAACACcagcaaaatggaacaaacactagacaaaataaatagtaAAGacactttctgtactcaagtccaatgtgcTATCAGACAACACTACAACAACaaagacaaaaacaaaagtggACAGGCAGGTGGAATGACCACACCTAATTGG agAGACATAAACGAAGACGCCAAAGGCGTCTTAACGACACTCCTAGAACAAATGACGAAGGGTCAGACTGAATCGGACGTTGACAAATACTGCAAAAACGACGAGGAATGGAGTAAACTTggccataaagaaaaacatactAATAAAGCAGCctgtttactttttgctgcaggtttaaaacacatttatgTCCGCGGTAAGGTCCCTGCTAAGGGCCAGGTTAATGGCTCTGttaagggcccatcgtttgaacaaacgatgggttgtttatttctaaaagaatatgcagaacaattaaaaaaaatggcagaaatacaaaaaaagtataaggtACATCCTGATTGTAGCGTAGATTCGGGCATAGAACATGCTTTTGGTAAAAGTAAAGACATTATGAAGAGTGTATTACCTGAATGTAGCAAGGGTCCTAATAgtatttcttgttttgaatgcaagtTTACGGACAACTATAATGATTGCCCCATTGGCCAAGACGATATAGGAAATAAAGCTAAATATCTGTTCAAAGGCGAATCGGAACAAAACCATATGCAACAAActttagagaatacagtctgtcccatccttattacggatctccttaccccttttcttcctttggctcctgtctccattggtctttctgctatggcttattacctttggaag tattttggtcctcttgataaaggaggaccacgttttagaagatctcctgctgaaattcctggttcatctgtacaggaacaactccttgatcatgtggaggaagctggtccacatgaatatcgattggtgaaggaacgaaaacctcgttctgctccaacaagaacaaaacgttctggtggtgtgaatcgtcgaacgattattgaaattcattttgaagtgttggacgaatgtcaaaaaggggacacacaattgaaccagaaggattttctggaacttttggttcaagagtttaTGGGAAGCGAacttatggaagaagaagaacaggttcctaaggaagaggttcctatggaacttgttcctattgaagaggttccaatggagcgtgttccaagtttaggttccgggtttatggtttag